The following proteins come from a genomic window of Lolium rigidum isolate FL_2022 chromosome 5, APGP_CSIRO_Lrig_0.1, whole genome shotgun sequence:
- the LOC124653273 gene encoding uncharacterized protein LOC124653273 produces the protein MGGRNRRWHAKRYHGGSPNPRPSLPSYPGLPGYDHVDNQCPVPLWEREFCSYVGGISWPRFCENKYFSYIYKEIDQWDDSAAFENFQKAKSRFWSHYHGQPSDIPLPDPDLYIEKVDHRCEVDPELVADLEKVGLPFEADNESAIAANEKSQNQSGNWDIYVEKPAEVNKWEEDNSRSNTGWGVNPDPLNGWNKISSGWGDALVQPSWGSSGNNHCAADNWNSSHGAYNNHSAANNWSSSHGAPNNAYQDPSSTYQDPRSAYGRKRNGGGYSQQRNSRSRHQAEDYQRGRWQDHRGRNSERFPFDNRPNGQRAERGF, from the exons ATGGGTGGCCGCAATCGGCGATGGCACGCGAAGCGCTACCACGGCGGCTCTCCGAACCCTCGTCCCTCGCTCCCCTCGTATCCTGGACTTCCTG GATATGATCACGTGGACAATCAATGCCCAGTCCCACTATGGGAAAGGGAATTTTGCAGTTATGTTGGCGGCATTTCCTGGCCAAGGTTCTGCGAAAATAAATACTTTTCTTATATTTACAAAGAGATAGATCAATGGGACGACTCAGCAGCATTTGAGAATTTCCAGAAGGCGAAGTCAAGATTCTGGTCTCACTATCATGGCCAACCATCTGATATACCTTTACCTGACCCTGATCTGTACATTGAGAAGGTTGATCACCGCTGCGAAGTCGACCCTGAGTTGGTAGCTGACCTGGAAAAGGTAGGGCTACCATTTGAGGCGGACAATGAGTCCGCCATAGCTGCCAATGAAAAGTCCCAGAACCAGTCTGGAAACTGGGACATATATGTAGAGAAGCCGGCTGAAGTCAACAAGTGGGAGGAGGACAACTCAAGATCCAACACGGGTTGGGGAGTGAATCCTGACCCTTTGAATGGTTGGAATAAAATCAGCTCTGGCTGGGGTGATGCTCTGGTGCAGCCCAGTTGGGGCAGCTCAGGCAACAACCATTGTGCAGCAGATAACTGGAACAGCTCCCATGGAGCATACAACAACCACTCTGCAGCAAATAACTGGAGCAGCTCCCATGGAGCGCCCAACAACGCGTACCAGGATCCAAGCAGCACATACCAGGATCCGAGGAGCGCATATGGCAGGAAAAGGAATGGTGGTGGATACTCCCAGCAGAGGAACAGCAGGTCGAGGCACCAGGCTGAGGACTACCAGAGGGGCAGATGGCAAGATCACAGGGGGAGGAATAGCGAGCGCTTTCCATTTGACAATAGGCCAAATGGACAGAGAGCAGAGCGTGGATTTTGA